cgtaGAGGACccaaacatgcacagagagaaaatgcaaactccatgcagaaagacccaagaTCAGGATTTAAAcctaggaccttcttgctgcaaagcaacagtgtCACCAACTGCCTCACTGTCCAGTCTGTTGAATTGTATTTGTCTGCTCTATTAATTTTGTCCCATGCAAAATGTAAAGACCtgaaaattatattattattattattattattattattattattattattattattattattattaataataataataataataataataataataataataataataataataataataataataataataaaggcaaacatttattttagaaagtGTAAATGCCTGGTCATGTAGGGTCCTGACCAGTGTTTTCAAAATCCAGCTTTCTTACCcgtttccttcagcttcacgGGTGGAATCGGGGAGCTCTGTTCTTCTGGTTTCAGGGAGCAGGAAGCAGAGAGCTCCACTGAGAATGGTAAGGCTGCTGTAGACTACGATAGGGATGGACCAGTGGTAGACAGCCAACATGTTGAGCAGTGGGGAAAGCAATCCCCCAACTCGGCTCGCAATAGAGCCCAAACCTGAGGCTGTTTGTCTAAAACGAGAATGTAGAGACAagtagttatatatatatatatatatatatatatatatatatatatatatatatatatatatatattcaaatagTTTTCATTGGAACTGCTGTAGCCAAAAATCAAATTCTACAGCAGTGACAGCATTGGTAATGTAATCTTATCCATAATGCAATGCTACATTACATTATGGATAAGAATTTGAGGTGTTAGGTCTGTGAATGCGGGACAAAACACCTAGATGTCACTTTCACAATTAAAACgattcaatgaaaaaaaagataaaattggAGAATAGTATATTTTTAATAGGAAAACATCAACGGGACTCAGCTTACCGAAAAGATGTTGGAAACAGCTCTTGAACATATAAATTGCATATAGATCCTGCCCAGTTGGTCAAAATTCGTCCTCCAATTGCTAATGCAGTGACAGCAATGGCGTTGCCTGTAAAACAAccaaacaacaagaaaaatacTCAGAAGAAGTACATGATGAAGACTACTGTGGTCTTTTTCATGCCATGAACACCATCCATAGATATTcacatcctttttttaaaagatttgctAATTATATTGATATTATGTCTTGCTAATTAAGCTTGTTGCCTAATTAGCTTTGTTCTAGGCTTCTGCCAAATCAAGAAACTTCGTAAAATGGGTGTATAATCATCAAGGGaacacaaataaacacttttcaTTCTACATTAGTCCAAACCATTTTGTGTTGCAGAACATTGTTCTAATTGTCGTTCTTAAAGAGAAGCCCAAATCACCTAAGAATGGAATCAGCAGGTCAAAGCTTTAACAGAAAATCAGTAGCTAGAATTGAACAAAATGACTAAATTCAAATGTTGTTCAAGAAAATGCAGCTATTCGATATTAAACACGGTTTTGCGATTGATGATGTTCTGAGGTTTACTTTGAGGAACAGCGAGGATCAACATGCAAAGAAGTCCCCCCATCAGAAGTGTGGACATCAGTGACACTTTTCTCCCCACTGCCTCCAGCAGCCAAATGCAGATAATATGAGCTGGTACTTCAGAGAGCCCAAACAGGGCCTGGGTCAGGAAAATGTCCAAGCCGAAGTTCCCCACATTCAACGAAAGGCAGAAGTAGGTAACATTTAGTGAAAACCTGCAGGAGACGAAAAGAGTCAGTCTTTATGCTGCCATATGTCTGATTTCTATTTCCCAACTGTGCAGAAACGTGTTTCATAAGAGTCACTTACCATGCCAAAATAATGGTAAGAAAATACTTCCTAAGCACAGGAGATTGAATAAGATACAGTATGCCTCCTGTTTGCTCAGTTTCTTTGATAACAATCTGTAATGCACAGGGGGTAAACACAACACAGTTGCTCCTGTTATAGCTAATCACACAaccctaattttttttttttatctgtagtCCTAATAAAACAAGATCATCCTGCCAGTCAGGTGTTCATTAGACCCCAGCACACTGGACACATTATACTGCTAAAcctttgtaaatgtatttatgttccACATTTGACAAAGTCATAGCTACAAAActcaatgcattttaaatagATTGTATATGAGACACCAACACATAGTATAATTGTGAACTGGAGGACATATACGTTTCatatttctttacaaataaaagtcttaAAACTGTAGTTGTGCATTGGTCAGGGGGTTTAGCTTTtaatgcagatttttatttattttagcattgGTTCTAATTGTTTTAGCTTCATTTCATggcatgtttttactttttgttgccTCACTCTAATTGTGAAAATAACCCACACCTGTGTAAATtgatcaaccaatcaggaaGCAGCTGTAGCTTTTAAAAGGCAACAAGTGATGCGCAGTGCAGGATCCCTGGCTCAGTCCGAATACCTGgatagagcaaggactctttaaTCGAAGTGGAACTACAttagcggtcgccatgataagtgctttCCGAATAGTGAAGTCAgcaaggaaggaggtaggaaaagtagaTTGTATGCTCCCTCCTCTGGCTAGTTTTGCCATCCCTTACCGGCGTGTGACATGACTTGTTAGCACAGCCCCCTcatggaaatcaacaaaaacgtcaggacagcagagaacgcacactttgtagtttgtaggctttaggcccagatttgactagAATGACTGTGCATTTCTGCCAggtaatgacgtcagagttaaaggctgtctgaattcggcgcagcagtccaaagctcctttcctctccataatagagttcttactgttaaCCCCAGAAAAGGTTacagaacaggagctaggaacgattattaagggtatttggatggagccccTGTCTGCCTACCTCCACTGTTGGGCAAGAgatggggtacaccctggactggtCACCAGTCCAAACATAAGAACAAACAATCATGCACACACATGAttacctaagggcaatttagacaccaattaacctaattGGTTATGTTTTTGGACCCAGACAAACCCAGAGTACCTGGAAAGAACCCACcaatgcacagagagaacatgcaaactccatgcagaaaggccccaAGCTGGGATTCACacccaggatcttcttgctgcaaggcaatagTGACAACAACTGTGCTAACTTGTGTTCCCTGTAATAAGCTTCTTAACCATTTTTGGTCTTTCTTAGTTGCCGATTTTACCTGTGTCTCTATTTTCATTCAAATAACTTTCTCACCGTTTGGGTCACACATTTGTGTTAGGCCTCCTTCACACTGATGCCACTAAATTAAAATCTAATGCAAACAGTTTTCTTGAGCAGTCACCAAATTAGTCAATAGGGTCAATCTGTATATAATGTATTTGCAGTATAATATCtatctgaaggcctcagaggtttgctagTGTACATTAGTGAACATCCTACATCATGAAGACCTGGGAACACAGCACACAGGAGTTTACGGGGccagattataaaaaaaacatcccaaagGTTCAGGGTCTAACAGAGAACGGATCAGTctatcatctaaaaaaaaaaaaaaaaaaaaaaaaaaaaaaaaaagagtatggcacaaatacattgttagatttttatttggttaGACATTTTGAAATTTTTCGATCATTTTCTGTTCAGTTCACATTTatgaactactttgtgttggtctgtcacatagaaatcccaataaaacacactaaaGGTTGTGGCTGTGatgtaacaaaatatgaaaaactttACGAGATATGAATATTTTCACAAGGCACTGGATTGCCTTGGGGCAGTTCTGCTGATAATTTTACACAACCTGTTTGCCTTTCATTGAGTTACAGTCACGCTCATGTTTTGATGCAGAGATGAAAAAAGTGAACAGCAGTACCTTTTCCAGTAGAGAGTCTGAAACTTTGCGTTTGTTAATGGCCGCCACTTTGATGATCAGCTCTTTAGCCTCCTCTGTCCGTCCCCTGTCCAGCAACCATCTGGCTGACTCTGGAATAAACCtgtcaaaaataaacaagataCTTTTGATGAGTCGCCCATATTTGTTTAAACTGAAACTCAAGCTTCACCTTTCTACACAGATGATAGTTTAGCATCCACACGTTGATCACCATGGAGATACTCTTATACAGCTTCTCATGGGGTCAGGCAAAAGTCAGGACTTGATGTTTTACAAGGTTCTTTTGACTTTGAACGTGACAGCAGCTTCATTGCGTCCGTCCATTTTCTTCTGTGTAACCAAGATTGGATTGTTGGgtcaacaggtccaggaggaaaACCCAGAAATCCCTCTCCGCAGCAACAGCTTCAACCTAGTTTTGGGAGATCCAAAGGCATTGCCAGGTAAGACCAGATATCCCTCAGCTGGGTCCTGTATCCTCCCTGAGGTTTTTTCCCAGTGTGATGCACCGGGAAAACGTGCCTAGAAACCCCTCAAAGGGATCAGATGTTCAAACCACTACAACTGACTCCTTTCAATATAGATACTCAGCTGCTCTATTTTCAGTGCCCCCTggataacagagctcctcaccctatctctaaggagCAATGGGGCTTTCGTCCTGGCCATGGAGCCTGTACCCTGGCGGAATAGCTAAAGGGATCATGGGAGTATGGTTTAAATATGTTTAGTGACTCTAGAGAAGGCTTACAAGGTATTTTGTGGGGGTTGCTGCAGTAGTTTGGGGTATCGGGGCAGCTTTTAAGGACAGGACAGTCCCCGTATGCCCAAAGTAAGAGATGTGTCCACATTCTCAGCACAAAGTTGGGCCTGTTCCTAGTCCGCGTGGAACTCCGCCAGGGCTGCCCCTTGTCAACTTGACAACCAAGCTTGATAATATGTAGCACTCTACaatctgcacattatcaatccgGGTCTGCTCCGGTCGAAtcagtttggggaaaggaggggcatTCAACAGCCCTTTCTGAGTTTGGGCGATGCGACCCCTAGTATCTGCTTACCataggttggttttagccagtcACACTGTCAAATGAAAATGTCGTCAGCAGCCGGCACCATGAAAAACCACAAGAAGTTACGCTGGCTAAAGGATGCTTATTTGGATTGTGACACTTGTGATAATAAGGATTTTGACAAAACAGATTCGGCTGTGGGCGCAGCAGCTATTCCATTCATCACAGCTgttgtcccgccttaaaccataatactgcaacgtgattggccaaCTTGTTTTGCCTCTGTTTCGAATGGTTGAGGTGGGAGCAGGACaggatggattcttgtgtgtttgcgaacgcacaaataccacaaCAATTACCACAAGCCCCTTATCACCAATACTGTTTATGGTGTTCATGGACAGGATCTCAATTCGTAGTCATGGAGAGGAGGTTGTCACGGTTTGGGAACCTCAGGATCTCATCTcagctttttgcagatgatgtggttctgttggcttCTTCGGGCCATGATCTCCAGTGCTCACTGGAGCGATTCGCTGTCGAGTGTGAACCGGCCTCTAAAGCTTGTTACATACTCAATGAGAacaaagagatttttttctAAGTTGTGGTGGGAAGAATAcacaaaaaagtttgttttgactCTGTCTATACATAGTGCATGAGATGCTCTGCTGCAGAAGTCCACCCCACTTCATGTCAGACCTGGCGGACAGACGGGAGAGGGGGGTACAGAGACCTGAGCACATGGAGAGCTGAAAGTTGAGGAGCAGACACACAATAGCTCACGGTGTGCTCTGCCCCTATAAAGACTGCGAACTTTGGGGACCTGTGGTGATACGAGGGCGGGACTGCCCCCCTGGATCAGTTATAGAGTAAATGCCGCAAGTAAGTGGCATGGGTCTGTTCGATCACTTAAGCCACCAGAGCTGAACTGTGTGACTGCGGTTCCACAGATGTGTGAGACATTTCCACTTCTCCAACCTAAACACACACATCTAAATCCTGCCCATCGTCCAGAACATGCTAGGAGACCCTCAAAAATGGGGCTTGGAGAACAAAATGACGTCATTCACTGCGGAAGAAAGCACAAATCTCTCGTTTCTTGTGGAGTATGCAGCAGCCTTAAGTCAACCAGAAAAAGGTGGAAAGTCCCCTCTGGGTTGAGGTCAAGTCTCTGCCTGAAACAGAGGACTTGGTGTCTTCTACACAAATGATGGTAGGATTGAACGAGAGATAGACAGACAGCGGGCGCTGCTCTGGTCTATTGTGGGGACAAAAGAGCTGAATCAAAATGCAAACTCTCAGTTtaactgtctgtctgtctacGTTCCAACCCTCACCTATGTTCATGAGGTATggatcatgactgaaagaaGGAGATCCTGCATACAAGTagctgaaatgagcttcttCCGGAGGGTGGCCAGGGTCAGCCTTAATGATAGTAGCTTTATTAACACATAAAAACTAGAGCTGCATCAATGAATTGACCAGAGATCAGATGATTTTCCCTTGATGGGTTTGATCTCTTTTTCCTGGTCAATTAATGGATCAAAACTAAGAACTTCCACTTGTTTTTGATTCATAAACACACCACCAACAGCATGTgcattaatgcattttttatttaataaaaagtctgaTAAAGTTTAGATATGTTATCCGTTAATTTGGGTACTGTTGTAACTCAgttgttttctgttggtttGAAAACTGCTACGTCATTAAAAAACgtgcatttttttatctttcatgTGTTGTAATCATTGGAGAAAAACTTTGAACCGGTCAAAATTGGAACCGCATGTCAGACGTTAAACAAAATGCATAAATCATTATCCACTTGGTTGATGCAActctagaaaaaaaaggatagtTACAGAACTTTTTTTATACAGACCATATGTAAAAGGCAATCACAGCAATCGGAGCAGCCGTGACCATTTGAGCCAGTCTCCAATCTCTGATGAAGTAGATCATGCCACCGAGGATGGCCTGTCCAATGGCAGCACATAGTTGAGTTATGCATGCTCCCCATGATCGTTTGGACACCCCGATCCATTCAGTGCCTGCAAGCACAAAGCCTAACGGTAATCATTTGGTAACTTTGTGATTGATATAACTAACAagttgattaaaatattttatttatttatttattcggcCGTGGGCTTTGGGAGATTCATTTGCTTAAGACAGTCA
This genomic window from Fundulus heteroclitus isolate FHET01 chromosome 6, MU-UCD_Fhet_4.1, whole genome shotgun sequence contains:
- the slc22a13a gene encoding solute carrier family 22 member 13; translated protein: MADFGEILRNIGEFGLFQKTILFALCFPNLILPFHFASVIFTQSDPERHCNTDWILKAAPNLTAEEQLNLTLPREEDGSFSRCQMFVPVDWDIHTIREYGLNETTRCMNGWVYGSMLYESTIVTDFDLVCDQAHLLGVAQTVLMAGILAGCLLLGPFAESFGRKRAAQIPVVLMVVFTVTTGLSPTYSLYLVSQFVVGIGYGGYRLNGVILSTEWIGVSKRSWGACITQLCAAIGQAILGGMIYFIRDWRLAQMVTAAPIAVIAFYIWFIPESARWLLDRGRTEEAKELIIKVAAINKRKVSDSLLEKIVIKETEQTGGILYLIQSPVLRKYFLTIILAWFSLNVTYFCLSLNVGNFGLDIFLTQALFGLSEVPAHIICIWLLEAVGRKVSLMSTLLMGGLLCMLILAVPQSNAIAVTALAIGGRILTNWAGSICNLYVQELFPTSFRQTASGLGSIASRVGGLLSPLLNMLAVYHWSIPIVVYSSLTILSGALCFLLPETRRTELPDSTREAEGNGKTQQNRQNDSNEDLQNKSTKL